The following proteins come from a genomic window of Cronobacter muytjensii ATCC 51329:
- the fliT gene encoding flagella biosynthesis regulatory protein FliT: MNDFISSLNNWQALYALSNTMLSLANSGQWDELIEQEVKYVALVEAIARNPVEPDNSLFQEKARELLTKVLANEAALKTKLQARMEELRVLIEQNGNQKSLVSTYGNLSGNVLMPHDLNP, translated from the coding sequence ATGAATGATTTCATCTCATCCCTAAATAACTGGCAGGCGCTTTACGCGCTTAGTAATACCATGCTCAGCCTGGCGAATTCAGGACAGTGGGATGAGCTGATTGAACAGGAAGTGAAATACGTGGCGCTGGTTGAGGCGATTGCCCGCAACCCTGTCGAGCCGGACAATAGTCTGTTTCAGGAAAAAGCGCGCGAATTGCTGACCAAAGTGCTGGCGAACGAAGCGGCGTTAAAGACCAAACTTCAGGCGCGGATGGAAGAGCTGCGCGTGCTGATAGAACAGAATGGTAACCAGAAATCGCTGGTGTCGACCTACGGCAATCTTTCCGGCAACGTGCTGATGCCGCACGATCTTAACCCGTAA
- the fliS gene encoding flagellar export chaperone FliS — MYNSSGVQAYQQVGLESAVMSASPHQLVVMLFDGALSALVRARLFIEQGDTQAKGQALTKAINIIDNGLKAGLNMDIGGDLPQNLASLYEYMVRRLLHANLRNDVDAINEVETLMTNIADAWKQIGPGSTIAQETF; from the coding sequence ATGTACAATAGCTCTGGTGTTCAGGCCTACCAGCAGGTGGGCCTGGAAAGTGCGGTAATGAGCGCAAGTCCACACCAGCTGGTCGTAATGTTGTTTGACGGGGCACTCAGTGCCCTTGTCCGCGCGCGCCTGTTTATCGAACAGGGCGACACCCAGGCGAAAGGGCAGGCGCTGACCAAAGCCATCAACATTATCGATAACGGACTTAAAGCTGGCCTGAATATGGATATTGGCGGCGATCTCCCCCAAAACCTGGCCTCGCTTTATGAATATATGGTGCGACGTTTACTGCATGCGAACCTGCGTAACGATGTTGATGCCATCAATGAAGTCGAAACCCTGATGACCAATATTGCTGACGCCTGGAAGCAGATTGGCCCTGGCTCTACTATCGCGCAGGAAACCTTCTGA
- the yedD gene encoding lipoprotein YedD, translated as MKKIALGLMMLGLSGCVQVENYNEVVKTPPPAGLAGYWQSKGPQGKLVSPEAIASLVVTPEGDTLDCRQWQRVIALPGKLMRRGDDLYNVTSKLEVYSLERMGDTLEYAGMTLQRVERPTTECADFLAKNPLETPLP; from the coding sequence ATGAAAAAAATCGCGCTGGGATTGATGATGCTGGGGCTGAGCGGATGCGTTCAGGTGGAGAACTATAACGAGGTGGTGAAAACGCCGCCGCCTGCGGGGCTTGCGGGGTACTGGCAGTCGAAAGGGCCGCAGGGCAAGCTGGTGAGCCCCGAGGCGATCGCGAGCCTGGTGGTGACGCCCGAAGGCGACACGCTGGATTGCCGTCAGTGGCAGCGGGTCATTGCGCTGCCCGGTAAGCTGATGCGCCGCGGCGACGATTTATATAACGTGACGAGTAAGCTTGAGGTGTATTCGCTGGAGCGCATGGGCGACACGCTGGAATACGCGGGGATGACGCTTCAGCGCGTGGAGCGTCCAACGACCGAGTGCGCGGATTTCCTTGCCAAAAACCCGCTGGAGACGCCCCTGCCGTAA